In Deltaproteobacteria bacterium, the following proteins share a genomic window:
- the sat gene encoding sulfate adenylyltransferase: MLMIETPPPHGGRLVERVVRDPEMGKKLAKKCDAAYDIKPTLSDGVPIRNVYREIMSICYGFFSPVEGSMKKAEVERILKERRLLNDWIFPYPLVFDITEEELKDLGVTAGDKLLLRLKGKPFATLDIEEIWRIDNPEELAHKTFGTPEDNPEVVKEAFNAKMPGWVIYKSLNPVVLAGKYTIINEPKFLSPFDRFWFPPRKSREEYVRRGWRTVINHQTRNVPHIGHEFLMKNAAYTGDLEPCHGIQVNAIIGVKRAGDYPDEAIIEGHEAVNLGGYIKPERHLVTFTLWDMRYGNPLESMLHGIIRQNMGCTHHMFGRDHAAVGEYYDMWATQILWGKGIPSFGFPAPITDVPYGLKIRPQNMKEFWYCPVCNEIAYSECCGHTKEKQKFSGSFIRGMVAEGIFPPKVIFRPEVYKVIVKWWKEFGYPFCNAKYVTEKEQRLEVDLPDMDV, encoded by the coding sequence ATGTTGATGATTGAAACCCCCCCGCCTCATGGAGGGAGACTCGTAGAAAGGGTTGTAAGAGATCCTGAGATGGGGAAGAAGTTGGCAAAAAAATGCGATGCTGCCTATGACATCAAACCCACTCTGAGTGACGGCGTTCCCATAAGAAATGTCTACAGGGAGATCATGTCTATCTGCTATGGCTTCTTTTCTCCTGTTGAGGGGTCAATGAAAAAGGCAGAGGTTGAGAGGATTTTAAAAGAGAGGAGATTATTAAACGATTGGATTTTCCCTTATCCTTTGGTCTTTGACATCACTGAAGAAGAGCTTAAAGACCTGGGTGTTACAGCAGGAGACAAGTTGCTTCTGAGGCTTAAGGGAAAGCCCTTTGCAACGCTCGATATTGAAGAAATCTGGAGAATTGATAACCCGGAAGAGCTTGCCCACAAGACCTTCGGAACTCCTGAAGATAACCCGGAAGTTGTAAAAGAGGCATTCAACGCAAAGATGCCGGGCTGGGTTATCTACAAGAGCCTAAATCCGGTTGTATTGGCCGGCAAGTACACCATCATCAATGAGCCCAAGTTCCTGTCGCCCTTTGACCGGTTCTGGTTTCCGCCCAGGAAATCCAGGGAAGAATATGTCAGGAGGGGATGGAGGACCGTCATTAACCATCAGACCAGAAACGTCCCGCATATCGGCCATGAGTTCCTCATGAAGAACGCAGCCTATACGGGCGACTTAGAACCCTGCCACGGCATCCAGGTAAACGCCATCATTGGTGTCAAGAGGGCCGGAGACTATCCGGATGAGGCGATCATTGAAGGTCACGAGGCGGTAAATCTCGGCGGCTACATCAAGCCCGAGAGACACCTTGTAACATTCACCCTGTGGGACATGAGATACGGAAATCCCCTTGAATCCATGTTGCACGGGATTATCAGGCAGAACATGGGCTGCACCCATCACATGTTCGGAAGAGATCATGCCGCCGTGGGTGAGTATTATGATATGTGGGCTACACAGATACTCTGGGGCAAGGGAATTCCCAGCTTCGGCTTCCCTGCTCCCATCACTGACGTGCCCTATGGCCTGAAAATCAGGCCTCAGAATATGAAAGAATTCTGGTATTGCCCTGTGTGCAACGAGATCGCATACAGTGAATGCTGCGGTCACACCAAAGAAAAGCAGAAGTTCAGCGGGAGTTTTATCAGGGGCATGGTGGCAGAAGGTATCTTCCCACCTAAGGTTATCTTCAGGCCTGAGGTATATAAGGTTATCGTGAAGTGGTGGAAGGAATTCGGCTACCCATTCTGCAATGCCAAGTATGTAACAGAAAAGGAACAGAGATTAGAGGTAGATTTACCTGATATGGATGTATAA
- the yedF gene encoding sulfurtransferase-like selenium metabolism protein YedF, protein METLNCRGLDCPQPVLRTKDFIEANPQTPGFTVVVDNAAAAQNVLRFVESQGFSASLEQKDDDFEIKAEKSEETISESAAQEPATSSKKTLVLIPKNTLGSGDDVLGAGLMFNFLNTLNEMGESLWRIVFLNSGIKLTVEGARTLPVIQQLEAQGISILVCGTCLTHFNLLDQKRVDETTNMLDIVTSLQLADKVISV, encoded by the coding sequence ATGGAAACATTGAATTGCCGGGGGCTTGACTGTCCCCAGCCAGTGCTAAGGACCAAGGATTTTATTGAAGCTAATCCCCAGACCCCGGGATTTACAGTGGTAGTTGACAATGCCGCCGCGGCCCAGAATGTTCTTCGTTTTGTCGAAAGCCAGGGCTTCAGTGCGTCTCTTGAGCAAAAGGACGATGACTTTGAGATCAAGGCTGAAAAGTCTGAGGAAACCATTAGCGAATCTGCCGCTCAGGAACCGGCTACGTCGAGCAAGAAGACATTGGTCCTGATTCCAAAGAATACCTTGGGCTCAGGAGATGATGTGCTGGGAGCAGGGCTCATGTTCAATTTTTTAAATACGCTCAACGAGATGGGAGAGTCGCTCTGGAGAATCGTTTTCCTTAATAGCGGGATAAAGCTTACGGTTGAAGGGGCCAGGACCTTGCCTGTCATACAGCAACTTGAGGCCCAGGGTATAAGCATTCTTGTGTGTGGCACCTGCCTCACACACTTCAACCTGCTGGATCAAAAAAGGGTGGATGAGACCACGAACATGCTGGATATTGTGACAAGCCTGCAGCTCGCAGACAAGGTGATCAGCGTGTGA
- a CDS encoding radical SAM protein — protein MYKYLFGPVPSRRLGMSLGIDLIPHKVCSLNCIYCECGCTTNLTLKRKEYVLYNDVIKELDNYFSNNPNPDYITFSGSGEPTLNSRIGDVLRFIKSRKPDIPVAVLTNGTLFYQKQVRTELLNADLVLPSLDAASESSFRKINRPFHKLNIQEYIQGLQDFRNDYKGKIWLEVFIIPGYNDNNTDLKLLKQAFTKIQPEIIQLNTLDRPGAVSDIRAATRIELQQIVDYWKLNNVEIIASVSKRKDIKSYRKDIETAILETIYRRPCTLNDLVKIIGSHINEINKYLDILEADNKIESTRHKRGLFYQIKHE, from the coding sequence ATGTATAAATATCTTTTTGGTCCCGTACCGTCGCGGCGTTTAGGAATGTCTTTGGGCATTGATCTTATTCCTCATAAAGTATGCTCGCTCAATTGCATTTATTGTGAATGCGGTTGTACTACAAATTTAACTCTAAAAAGAAAAGAATATGTTCTTTATAATGATGTAATAAAGGAATTAGATAATTATTTTAGTAATAATCCTAATCCGGATTATATTACTTTTTCCGGTTCCGGAGAGCCCACTCTTAATTCGCGCATTGGCGATGTATTACGATTTATCAAATCGAGGAAACCAGATATTCCGGTTGCCGTTTTAACAAACGGAACCTTGTTCTATCAAAAACAGGTAAGAACAGAATTACTTAACGCAGATCTTGTGCTACCTTCATTAGATGCTGCATCAGAGTCGTCTTTCCGAAAGATAAACAGGCCATTTCATAAGCTTAATATTCAGGAGTACATACAAGGTCTTCAAGACTTCAGAAATGACTATAAAGGCAAAATATGGCTCGAAGTTTTTATTATTCCTGGTTATAACGACAACAATACAGATTTAAAACTACTTAAACAAGCATTTACTAAAATCCAACCCGAAATCATACAATTAAACACGCTTGATAGGCCAGGAGCTGTATCTGATATTCGAGCAGCGACCAGAATAGAATTACAACAGATAGTAGATTACTGGAAACTTAATAATGTAGAAATTATTGCTTCTGTTTCTAAACGGAAAGATATTAAGTCTTATCGAAAAGATATAGAAACTGCAATTTTAGAAACAATATACAGAAGACCATGCACTCTTAATGATCTTGTAAAGATTATTGGATCACATATTAATGAAATTAATAAATATCTTGACATATTGGAAGCAGACAATAAAATTGAATCTACACGTCATAAAAGAGGTCTATTTTATCAAATTAAACATGAATAA